The following proteins are encoded in a genomic region of Betaproteobacteria bacterium:
- a CDS encoding prepilin-type N-terminal cleavage/methylation domain-containing protein, producing MRRRGFTLIELLVVMAVLALLLAIAVPRFGERVDRSREVVLKENLMHLRTAIDQYHADRGRYPDTLEELVKLRYLREAPMDPITERSDTWAIVAPPSGADAGTVYDVHSGSEATARDGSRFDTW from the coding sequence GTGCGCCGCCGGGGATTCACCCTCATCGAGTTGCTCGTCGTCATGGCGGTGCTGGCATTGCTGCTGGCCATTGCCGTTCCGCGCTTCGGCGAACGCGTCGACAGGTCCAGGGAAGTCGTGCTGAAGGAGAACCTCATGCACCTGCGTACCGCGATCGATCAGTACCATGCGGACCGGGGCCGTTATCCGGATACCCTCGAGGAACTGGTGAAGCTCCGCTACCTGCGCGAGGCGCCGATGGATCCGATCACGGAACGCTCGGACACGTGGGCGATCGTCGCGCCTCCCTCGGGCGCCGATGCGGGGACCGTCTACGACGTGCACAGCGGCTCGGAAGCGACCGCGCGCGACGGCAGCCGATTCGATACCTGGTGA
- a CDS encoding type II secretion system protein, translated as MMVVVAILGVLALGLVPLNDLSVQRAKESELRTALRQIRGALDAYKKATDEGRIEKKADESGFPRRLADLVEGVADVKSPDRQTLYFLRRVPRDPFADPEMSPEETWGKRSYASPPDRPAEGKDVFDVYSRSERVGLNGVPYRSW; from the coding sequence ATGATGGTGGTCGTGGCCATCCTGGGCGTGCTCGCCCTGGGGCTCGTGCCTCTCAACGATCTGTCGGTGCAACGGGCCAAGGAATCCGAACTGCGGACTGCATTGCGGCAGATCCGTGGAGCGCTGGATGCCTACAAGAAGGCCACGGACGAGGGGCGCATCGAGAAGAAGGCCGACGAGTCGGGTTTTCCCCGCCGTCTGGCCGACCTTGTCGAAGGGGTGGCCGACGTGAAATCGCCCGATCGGCAGACCCTCTACTTTCTGCGGAGGGTTCCGCGAGACCCGTTCGCGGACCCCGAAATGTCACCGGAAGAAACGTGGGGCAAGCGCAGTTACGCCAGCCCGCCGGACCGCCCCGCCGAAGGGAAGGATGTCTTCGACGTCTATTCCCGATCGGAACGCGTCGGGCTGAACGGCGTTCCCTACCGGAGCTGGTGA